Proteins encoded in a region of the Anopheles aquasalis chromosome 2, idAnoAquaMG_Q_19, whole genome shotgun sequence genome:
- the LOC126569408 gene encoding fatty-acid amide hydrolase 2-B-like — MELLLKLVALVLRLVNCVLEPILARIGGPKRQEPFPVIRDEVLRVPAVELAEQIRTGSLRSVDVVRAYVLRIREVNPLINAVVEERFEAALAEAVAADETVAIARRNGDSLEELAKRSPLLGVPITVKESCSVKGLSLGGGVVRRQNITAEADGEAVRLLREAGAVVLLVSNTPEYCLGFEAYNNVTGWTLNPYDPRRSAAGSSGGEGALIGAGASVCGVGSDLAGSIRIPALFSGIFGHKPTAGVVSIKGHMPVCTDAHFDQYLSLGPMCRYAKDLPLLLEVMSGANAAKLRLNEPVDVTKLKIYYPQKLDLRINAVPIAPEIRECLRSAVKHFQNKGIYSETINFKHFRDSMQIASTELQTLAEVPSVFANPNANLLWELVKVVVGQSEHTFAALFMNILSATKRTVSEKDRKRYLRMSAEFKQDITERLGTDGVFLMPSFPKPALRHYESFGHVTGFMYTAVINALGLPATQVPLGFNRHGLPVGIQVVAGPNQDRLCLRVAQELESALGGWQPPK, encoded by the exons ATGGAGCTGTTACTGAAGTTAGTTGCGTTGGTGCTGCGGTTGGTGAACTGCGTACTGGAACCGATCCTAGCGCGGATCGGTGGTCCAAAGCGCCAGGAACCGTTCCCGGTGATCCGCGATGAGGTGTTGCGAGTGCCGGCGGTCGAGCTGGCGGAGCAGATACGCACGGGTAGCCTCCGATCGGTCGATGTGGTCCGTGCGTACGTACTGCGCATCCGTGAGGTGAATCCACTGATCAACGCCGTGGTGGAGGAGCGTTTTGAGGCGGCGCTAGCCGAGGCCGTGGCCGCCGATGAGACGGTTGCCATTGCGCGCCGTAATGGTGATTCGTTGGAGGAGCTGGCCAAACGGTCGCCACTGCTCGGTGTACCGATTACGGTGAAGGAAAGCTGCTCGGTCAAGGGACTGtcgttgggtggtggtgtcgtaCGGCGTCAAAACATTACGGCCGAAGCGGATGGTGAGGCGGTCCGGTTGCTACGGGAGGCCGGTGCGGTCGTGCTGCTCGTCTCCAACACACCCGAGTACTGTTTGGGTTTCGAGGCGTACAACAACGTGACCGGCTGGACGCTGAATCCGTACGATCCGCGACGCAGTGCGGCCGGTTCGTCGGGGGGCGAAGGCGCCctgatcggtgccggtgcatcggtgtgcggtgtgggCAGCGATCTGGCCGGTTCGATCCGCATTCCGGCCCTGTTCAGTGGCATCTTTGGACACAAACCCACGGCCG GTGTGGTCTCCATTAAGGGCCACATGCCCGTTTGCACCGATGCCCACTTCGATCAGTATCTGTCGCTCGGTCCGATGTGTCGGTACGCCAAGGatctaccgctgctgctggaggtgatgAGCGGTGCGAATGCTGCCAAACTGCGGCTCAACGAACCGGTCGATGTGACGAAGCTGAAGATCTACTATCCCCAGAAGCTCGATCTGCGCATTAACGCCGTACCGATTGCACCGGAAATTCGCGAATGTTTACGCAGCGCCGTGAAACACTTCCAGAACAAGGGCATCTACTCGGAGACGATCAACTTCAAGCACTTCCGCGATAGTATGCAGATCGCATCGACGGAACTGCAAACACTGGCGGAGGTACCGTCGGTCTTTGCCAATCCGAACGCAAACCTGCTCTGGGAGCTGGTGAAGGTTGTGGTGGGGCAATCGGAGCACACGTTTGCTGCCCTCTTCATGAACATCCTGTCGGCAACGAAGCGAACCGTTAGCGAGAAGGACCGAAAGCGATACCTTCGCATGTCGGCCGAATTTAAGCAGGACATTACC GAAAGACTCGGTACCGATGGTGTGTTTCTGATGCCCTCCTTCCCGAAGCCCGCCTTAAGGCATTACGAATCGTTCGGTCACGTTACGGGCTTCATGTACACGGCCGTGATTAATGCGCTAGGGTTGCCGGCTACCCAAGTGCCTCTTGGATTCAACCGTCACGGACTGCCGGTCGGTATACAGGTCGTTGCGGGCCCCAATCAGGATCGATTGTGTCTTCGGGTGGCTCAGGAGCTCGAATCGGCCTTAGGTGGATGGCAACCACCGAAATAG
- the LOC126569013 gene encoding uncharacterized protein LOC126569013: MASGSYSGLCWFRGQRTNGDPSSRKLSLFFATLCVIDLFGVFPIIALPKSIISCGLYGVPLVLLVLTLQIYTAVVLGRCWTIAERLDPSIVAKNRYPYAAIAEFTYGKRMSVFVTVLLDLTVFGGGIPNLLVAAQNLQLLGARISSQGGASFQLSFCYWLILIGLFLCPIMWLGSPKNMRTLASVSVVVCSSVALLTWISIGADRSAGAGAGGGGSFRPFNGITLGLPPLVQLLKAYGIIAFQFDIHPMLLTIQVDMQHKRQIGRAVLYGILVTCSLSAITTLLAAYRFGMETTNNVLQILPPSWSLYLTILLVTLQLCLSSAVGNSALFQHIEDVLGASRDFTLKRCIIRSTLVWCGVLIAEILPRFDLVMGIIGGTLTGPLIFILPPLFYQRMLELERLYSQELKRSYSTGSSEFGSTSGIEEEEAEEQELLQSSERASAWYGSIGSMGSGSLVKLRTSVGDCVAVLGVQVRRLYHVMYSDCILAGAVIMFGIGATLASTYYNLFDVRESQLWFSCLSSWRR, encoded by the exons ATGGCTTCCGGAAGCTACTCCGGATTGTGCTGGTTCCGTGGCCAGCGAACGAATGGTGATCCATCGAGCCGAAAGTTGTCCCTGTTCTTTGCCACCCTGTGCGTGATCGATCTGTTCGGTGTGTTTCCGATCATTGCGCTACCGAAATCGATCATCTCGTGCGGACTGTACGGTGtaccgttggtgctgctggtgttaaCACTGCAGATCTACACGGCCGTCGTGCTGGGACGTTGCTGGACAATCGCTGAGCGGCTCGATCCTTCGATCGTGGCCAAAAACCGCTATCCGTATGCGGCGATCGCCGAGTTCACGTACGGTAAACGGATGAGCGTGTTCGTGACGGTGCTCCTCGATCTGACCgtgttcggtggtggcatTCCGAatctgctggtggccgcccAGAATCTGCAGCTACTCGGGGCACGCATCAGTAGCCAAGGGGGAGCCTCGTTTCAGCTTTCGTTCTGCTACTGGCTCATCCTGATTGGACTGTTCCTGTGTCCGATTATGTGGCTCGGAAGCCCCAAAAACATGCGCACCCTGGCCAGtgtatcggtggtggtgtgcagtaGTGTGGCGCTCCTGACGTGGATATCGATCGGAGCGGATCGTagcgccggtgccggtgccggtggtggtggatcgtttCGACCGTTCAACGGCATTACGCTCGGGTTGCCACCGTTGGTGCAGTTGCTGAAGGCGTACGGTATCATTGCGTTCCAGTTCGACATTcatccgatgctgctgaccatTCAGGTCGATATGCAGCATAAACGACAGATCGGGAGGGCAGTGTTGTATGGTATTCTGGTGACGTGCTCACTGTCCGCGATCACGACCCTGTTGGCGGCGTACCGCTTTGGGATGGAGACGACAAACAATGTGCTACAGATACTGCCACCGAGCTGGTCCCTCTATCTGACGATCCTGCTTGTGACGCTCCAGCTGTGCCTCTCGAGTGCCGTCGGGAATTCGGCCCTGTTTCAGCACATCGAGGATGTCCTGGGTGCTTCGCGGG ATTTCACTCTGAAGCGCTGCATCATCAGATCAACGCtcgtttggtgtggtgtgctgatTGCGGAAATATTGCCCCGGTTCGATCTGGTTATGGGCATCATCGGTGGTACGTTAACCGGACCGCTCATCTTCATACTGCCCCCACTGTTCTATCAGCGGATGCTGGAACTGGAGCGACTGTACAGCCAGGAACTGAAACGATCCTACTCCACCGGTTCGTCGGAGTTTGGGTCGACTTCCGGTATCGAAGAGGAGGAAGCTGAGGAACAGGAACTGCTGcagtcgagcgagcgagcatcggCTTGGTatggatcgatcggatcgatggGTTCGGGCTCGCTGGTCAAGTTACGTACGTCCGTTGGTGATTGTGTTGCGGTGCTGGGTGTCCAAGTGCGGCGACTGTATCACGTGATGTACAGTGACTGTATTCTGGCCGGGGCGGTGATTATGTTTGGCATCGGGGCCACCCTTGCCTCCACCTACTACAATCTGTTCGATGTGCGCGAGTCGCAGCTGTGGTTCTCGTGTTTAAGTAGCTGGCGTCGCTGA